GGTTTGGTTAGTTTTGTTGCAGGTCCGGGTTCTGTTCATTTAGTCCGACGTGCGACGGACGGTTTGGAGCGGCCCGTGGCTTTAAGCCACGGGGGCGCTGGGCGCATGAATGGAGATTTTCGATGGGTCACGTTGGATGCCGGCAGGCGCCGGTGCAACGGTGCGGTGATTGCCGGCCAGGAAGGTTCGTGCGGACCAGTGAGGTGTGGGTGTGAGGAGTCGTTTTGTAGATGTATTGAAACCGTGCCGTCGCTAGGTATACATACTACGTATGGGATCAGTTTGTTGGAACATGGATGTTACAGTTGGGCGGCTTCCTGAACAGCAAGGAggattgtttttatttggtcTTCGCTGAAACGGTTGTCACATTCCTCGACGATGGAGTAGAGATGGACTATGTTTGTTGGGAGTTGGTTGACGATCTGCAGTTTTTCAGCTTTGAAGAGGGCCAGCTGGTTTAGCGCATGCATTAGTTTTGTAAAAGTGGCGTCATTTAGTTTTGTGATGCCAGCTTTGGCAGGGCGGGTGGTTCCCGTTTCCGGGTCCTCCGGGTCtgggtttttgtttgtggTCAGGTAGTTTACTAAATCTCTGGTGATGGACTCCAGCTCTGGATGGTTGTAttgtttggttttttttgtagttTTCTTGTCGGTGTCATCGAAAAGCCAGTTGTGTTTTCTTTGGAGCTGGGACATAAATTTGAGGACCTCGTAGTCGCTGATGAATGCGTCCCTGGCGGCTTCTATCTTCATTGTGGTGCGGCGGTTGGGTCTTTCCTGCAAGAAGAGTTTGATGCGAGGGGATTGATTACGGTTTTAGagaaaagttttcaaaggGTAGTAGTAGTACTAGTGAATGGGCATGTGCACGGCGGGCTGTTGTATCACGCAGCAGTTGGGATTTTAGAGCATCAGTTTGAGAAGCCTTGTTGGCGCAATCGGTAGCGCGTATGACTCTTAATCATAAGGTTACGGGTTCGAGCCCCGTACAGGGCTctcttttttccttttcagcCTGACGCTGAAGCCGGCGATTTGATCTCGTGGTAACCATACATAATAGAAATGCAGACaattaattattatttatgatTCATTTTAGTCTAACCAGTCATAATGTTATTCTCCATTATATAGTGATAACAAAACACCAATCTCTTGCATTAAAAACGAAAACGTGTTTCTCTCTTCTCGTGATCCATTACGGTAACAACAGGATGATTCCCAATGATAGTAGATATATTTCGATAGTTACTGCACGCGCACTTATAATGTTTGACAGGCCTGACATGGGCGTGCTACCgctgttgttgaaattttggTTAGATGCTGAGGTGGGTTGGGAACTGGAAGTGTTCCTGAATGTCGACCCATCGCCGGTAGTGTTTCTACTATTATTTCCCGAACTTGAACCTCCATCATAGTCCGATTCTCCATCATAATTCGATCCTGCGATACCACCGTTACTGTTTGGGAAAACATAAGCTGGTCGAGGCGGACCAAACGTTCGGGGAGACCCTGGATGACTAGGACGACCGGATCTTCTGGTACATTGTCCGTCATGGGCGCCTTTTAAGGTTCCTTCGACACCTGAAGACTCAGACAGAGTATCTTGGGCTTCGttatcattttcatcatcatcgcAATCGCCGTTGTCATCGCCGCTGTCATCGCCGCTGTCATCGCCATTGTCATTTCCATTGTCGTGTTCCTCGTCGTGTTCTTCGTCATCGCCTTCGGACAGCAAAAAGTCAAACTCGGCACTAGCTTCGTCAAACCTACCATAAATGACACCTTTTTCAGACTTGATAGAGTTCCAAGTACCAGTCTTGTCTGTGTACACGTATTTTTCACCTGTAGAGTAATCTGTGACCAGCACCTTCTTCACAGAAGAGACGAATGGGACTTTGCTATAGTCAGTCAACCCACCAGCCCATTGGATAGTACCCGGCTGATTGGACGGATCGCCGCCAGCCCATATGCCCATATAGATTCTCATTGGGGTCTGGGGGTATCCATCGTACGTGGTGTTCGACAAGGTTCTTACCACTTTGCCGTCCAGGTACCAAATGGTTTGATCCATCCTCCAGTCAATCGCGTATGTGTGGAAGGCCTGGCTGTCGTTTACAGGATGGAAAGCGCCCCGCGCATATGTCGTTACATCGCCCTTTGAGAAGAAGTTGGTCTGAAACTGCTTACGGTCCCCACCTAGCCACTCGAAATCTATTTCGTCCAACGCGTCACTCTGCAAGTAGAATGAAGAAACAATGCCGGTTCCCGACGCTGCCTTCAACACAACTTCTACTTTCCCAAACATGATATAGAAGTTGGACATTAATGCAGGGTTGTCCCACCTTTTGTTTAATGTAAATGATACTCCTTCAGACCCATATTCAATACGCCCCGAAGTGGTATAATTGGAGAAATCTCGGGATTCAGTCTCGAAGGTTTCTGAAATCCCTGTAGCTAGCGCAGTGTTCGGCTGGCATGAAGCTGTTGCAGATAATGGATTGCATACAGAGGCCACTGCCGTCACCAAATCAATATATGTAATTACCAAAACAATTATGCTCTCTAAACGCGTCATTGAAGATCCcagattattattagagAGCTTTTAAAAGTGTACGGcgaattaaaaaaaatgaaagACAACTTGGATAAATAGTTCAGTATAGTTCCCGGTTGTATTTATAACAATTTGTTGTCAGACCACTCCACTTGtataatttaatatatatttgctCTTCTATGATAGCTTTACACACTCGTTCAGCTGTTTTTGAGCAGAAAGatcaaaaccaaatagATATGCACGGAATCCTTCGGGCGGGACAAGTTGATTTAGAAAGTACCCTGAGAGTGGACAGAATTCTGAATCTAATTTATTTTCCTTTACAAACTAAACCAGCCTCTTTGTTACTATCAACCAACTAAAGCGTTGATCTGTATGTAGAAAGCGACCACAAAAATCGGCGTACTTTTTGACGCCCATAGACGTCAAAGTATGACAAATTGATTGAGAAATGCATTTGCGTGTGACGGTCAAAACTAATATGCATAGTGCTACAGCCAGCATCTCATGCCCCGTCGTCGTTTTTTCGAGGATGGCATAATACGGGGGAACATCTCGACACAGAAAATTCTGTAGACCGCGGAATATCTCGAGCCCATAGCCACTTTAAGTTTTCCAGTCCCGGTTATTTCATACTAGATACGTTGTAATCGAAAGCTTCCAAGAAAACAGCGAAGCCGATTATGATCTAGATGTCGATGTAGGTTGGCCTACCTTGCCTTTATGATAATGCAACCTGAAATGTTACCTATCTGTACATACAGGGGTATTAGTTTCTTcaactaaaaaaaatgaaacgGACAGGAATTGAACCTGCAACCCTTCGATTGCAGTCTCCGGAAATTTCCAGGATCTAACTGGAGTCGAAAGCTCTACCATTGAGCCACCGCTTCATTCGAGAGACATTCGGGGTTTATtaaagtatatatacgGACAATTGCGCACGTGCTCATGAAATCAAGAATGTCAGCCAGAAGCTACATACTTACGACTAAGGTTGGCCGTCTAGGTAAGGCAGAAAACTATGTTAAGAAAACAATTGCTAGATTAGAATACTAGTCCCTCTAGACACTAGAGGTTAATTGATCTGATTGGAGACTATATAAGCAGTAACTCATCCTCAAGTATAGCATTAGCTGGCATGTGATGAGAGGTTCAAGTCAGCACGTGACTTAAGCTAGTCGCCCTCGGTATGCATTAATACAGTATGGTGACCAAGGAGgatagtagtagtggttAAGTTTGTAGTATACATTGTTGTAGGCAAATTCGTAAATCTTCTGTGTATATTCCGGTGGTGACGTTCTAAGTACTCTCGCAAAATGTCCTTAAACGTAGTTTAAATCAGACATTAACTGAAAGTATTTAACAGTCCCCTCCATCTCTCTGGCATTTTAACAGTCATGACTAATGAAACACAGTGTAAGGGAACTTGTGAGTATATTAAGATCGATGATAAACGGTTGAACTTCTCTGTACGTGCTACTTGCCAAGCAGTGTGACTAACCTATGTGTTGGAAAGTAAGGCCACGGTCAGAGTGGGAAACAACTCAAAAAGCGACACATAACGGTTTTCTGAGTTGTTTGGTTAGATCAGGGGGGGCTTGCTACATTAGTAGTTATAGCGGCGGTATTTAAGTATTTAGTTCTTTTCTGTTCCTGCTATTTGTGTACAAATTGTTAAAACAAATACTACGGAAGTAATAGTACCTTGGCCGTTTCAAACAATTCTAGCATCGCCAATAATGGACACTTTTAGTGATAGCTTTGATTATATACTGCAACTCACCAAGACATTGAGTTCACAGTCTTGGAACAACAGACAGGAAACTCTGAAAATAGAACGGTTACTCAAGAGATTAGCGAAACAAACCTATATACCATATGAGCAGTTTATTATCGAGCCTAGTGAAGAAACGAAGGAGACATACAACCAACTATCTAAGCAGTCTGAGGAAGAATACTTGATTAAGGAGAACTACAAACTAATTTATCTTATAGAACAGCAAGAATATTTAGATGCAAAACTTTGGACTCTAATAAGTCAGATTAACGAGCTGATAGTTTCCATTAGGAACTTTATCATTGAACAAAAGTCAGCTCGTCCAAAAGCTGAGTTTGAATTCATagaaaagaatttaataaaaagGATCCAACACTTAAATGAGAGCGAGGAAAAGTTAAGGTCATCGAAAGAGACTTCAATTCCAATTGTCGAGATGCTTCTTAAAGAGTTAGTGATTACATGCAGCGAAATTGACTGGAAAACAGTGCCCCAAGGAACCAAGagttttcaaagattgCTACACAGAatcaaaaaagttgaagaaacacATAATGTTACATTAATTCCACctatataaatatattggGGAGATGCTCTAAAAACATAATAATCCGGCTATTAAACACCTTTTATATGATCCCTAAAAAGCCATCTCCACATCCACGATTTGCTCCAATCTCGTCGCAATTGTGGATATACAACCCTCTTTAAAAGTCCAACGACGAGACCGTTATACCGTGTCTTTTCTAGCTCAAATATCCTTTgagcttctttttcaaattctgaGGTAGTCTTTAAGGTGTCTACTCGGTCCAACATGTAAGAtggatgattttttatataattttcaactttttgtaattttgATCCAAGTTGCGAAATACTTTCATTGATATCCCTCATCCTTATGTCCAATATCCTAATATCGTAGTTGAACCTTGCTGCAAGAGAATCCAATTCTTGCATGCTCTTTTGTAAATGTTCAtgcttttttaataacATGTTCTGATGACTTTG
This Eremothecium cymbalariae DBVPG#7215 chromosome 5, complete sequence DNA region includes the following protein-coding sequences:
- the RPC17 gene encoding DNA-directed RNA polymerase III subunit RPC17 (similar to Ashbya gossypii AGR317C), translating into MKIEAARDAFISDYEVLKFMSQLQRKHNWLFDDTDKKTTKKTKQYNHPELESITRDLVNYLTTNKNPDPEDPETGTTRPAKAGITKLNDATFTKLMHALNQLALFKAEKLQIVNQLPTNIVHLYSIVEECDNRFSEDQIKTILLAVQEAAQL
- a CDS encoding transglycosylase (similar to Ashbya gossypii AGR318C), with product MTRLESIIVLVITYIDLVTAVASVCNPLSATASCQPNTALATGISETFETESRDFSNYTTSGRIEYGSEGVSFTLNKRWDNPALMSNFYIMFGKVEVVLKAASGTGIVSSFYLQSDALDEIDFEWLGGDRKQFQTNFFSKGDVTTYARGAFHPVNDSQAFHTYAIDWRMDQTIWYLDGKVVRTLSNTTYDGYPQTPMRIYMGIWAGGDPSNQPGTIQWAGGLTDYSKVPFVSSVKKVLVTDYSTGEKYVYTDKTGTWNSIKSEKGVIYGRFDEASAEFDFLLSEGDDEEHDEEHDNGNDNGDDSGDDSGDDNGDCDDDENDNEAQDTLSESSGVEGTLKGAHDGQCTRRSGRPSHPGSPRTFGPPRPAYVFPNSNGGIAGSNYDGESDYDGGSSSGNNSRNTTGDGSTFRNTSSSQPTSASNQNFNNSGSTPMSGLSNIISARAVTIEIYLLSLGIILLLP
- the FAR3 gene encoding Far3p (similar to Ashbya gossypii ADR125W): MDTFSDSFDYILQLTKTLSSQSWNNRQETLKIERLLKRLAKQTYIPYEQFIIEPSEETKETYNQLSKQSEEEYLIKENYKLIYLIEQQEYLDAKLWTLISQINELIVSIRNFIIEQKSARPKAEFEFIEKNLIKRIQHLNESEEKLRSSKETSIPIVEMLLKELVITCSEIDWKTVPQGTKSFQRLLHRIKKVEETHNVTLIPPI